The proteins below are encoded in one region of Arthrobacter sp. CJ23:
- a CDS encoding SRPBCC domain-containing protein — protein MDSLFSHAEPDSEPSQEAGNELDPLVFTAVVPATVSHAFMGFTDHPHLWWPLEEHSVFGAGSHVEFEENLILETAEDGRTSVWGTIDDWQPPLSFHASWYPASTAIWSTELRVAFRAVDGGTEVKLVHDGWEGAEDPAATRESYAEGWPGVLERFARFMGGASA, from the coding sequence ATGGACAGTCTTTTCAGCCACGCCGAACCGGATTCCGAGCCGTCCCAGGAGGCCGGCAACGAGTTGGATCCGCTGGTCTTCACCGCCGTCGTACCCGCCACGGTGTCCCATGCATTCATGGGCTTCACGGACCACCCGCACCTGTGGTGGCCGCTGGAGGAACACAGCGTTTTCGGTGCAGGATCGCACGTGGAGTTCGAAGAGAACCTGATCCTGGAAACTGCCGAGGACGGCCGCACCTCTGTATGGGGCACCATCGACGACTGGCAGCCGCCCCTGTCCTTCCACGCCAGTTGGTATCCCGCCAGCACCGCGATATGGTCGACGGAGCTTCGCGTAGCCTTCCGCGCCGTGGATGGCGGCACTGAAGTGAAGTTGGTCCACGATGGCTGGGAAGGCGCCGAAGACCCAGCGGCGACGCGAGAGTCGTACGCGGAAGGCTGGCCCGGCGTCCTGGAGCGTTTCGCCCGGTTCATGGGCGGAGCCAGTGCCTAG
- a CDS encoding GNAT family N-acetyltransferase has product MPRIRRLARSDWQLLRDVRLEMIADTPMAYVESLAAAKRQTDTQWQERAAAMSEDSSVTLVADGGQDGSRISALMRVVIKHPQEPGRPRQVMLSSVYVAPEHRGLGLADQLLLESCAVAETDLGAGIIELGVHEDNTRALKFYERHGFRTTGARRPYPQDKSKSELVMERRLS; this is encoded by the coding sequence GTGCCTAGGATCCGCCGGCTGGCGCGTTCCGATTGGCAGCTGCTGCGCGATGTCCGGCTTGAGATGATTGCCGACACCCCCATGGCATATGTCGAGAGCCTGGCCGCCGCGAAGCGTCAGACGGACACCCAATGGCAGGAACGGGCCGCCGCGATGTCGGAGGACTCGAGCGTCACGCTGGTGGCTGACGGCGGCCAGGACGGCAGCAGGATCAGTGCCCTCATGCGTGTGGTCATCAAGCACCCCCAAGAGCCAGGGAGGCCGCGGCAAGTGATGCTGAGCAGCGTCTATGTTGCCCCCGAGCACCGCGGCCTGGGTCTGGCCGACCAGCTGTTGCTGGAATCGTGCGCCGTCGCAGAGACGGATCTGGGGGCAGGAATCATCGAGCTGGGCGTCCACGAGGACAACACCCGGGCCCTGAAGTTCTACGAGCGCCATGGCTTCCGAACCACCGGGGCCAGGAGGCCCTATCCGCAAGACAAGTCAAAGTCCGAGCTGGTCATGGAACGGCGTTTGTCCTAG
- a CDS encoding LacI family DNA-binding transcriptional regulator, producing the protein MTGIKDVAVRAGLSVATVSRALSGKGNVSPASRERARAAAAELGFVLSYHASSLASGRTHNVGLVVPSVHRWFYSAVVEGASAALLEAGYDLTLYNIGENPQHRHSVFNDFLLRKRVDAVIAVSLELSEDEIQQLLAVHRPIVGIGGPLPGAATIRIDDFAIAEKATNHLIGLGHSKIAHMTGDEAYEQDFKLPGTRRGGFEKAMHDAGCPVRPEWLVSADFTIEGAYATARQLLASAPERPTAVFAASDEMAIGTILAARDFGLRVPDDLSVIGIDGHDLGKVFGLTTIDQDAKGQGALAVRTLLGAINSGAINSGLVLEADDTRHPTKLVVRSSTAVPGDRRSVGPRG; encoded by the coding sequence ATGACCGGCATCAAGGATGTGGCCGTGCGTGCAGGGCTCTCCGTTGCCACCGTTTCCCGCGCCCTCAGCGGCAAGGGCAATGTCTCCCCGGCCAGCCGTGAACGTGCCCGGGCCGCCGCCGCCGAGCTGGGCTTCGTGCTGTCCTACCATGCCTCTAGCCTGGCGTCGGGCCGCACGCATAACGTCGGGCTCGTGGTTCCCTCGGTCCACCGCTGGTTCTATTCGGCGGTGGTCGAGGGCGCCTCGGCCGCGCTCCTCGAGGCTGGCTACGACCTAACCCTCTACAACATAGGCGAGAACCCGCAGCACCGGCACAGCGTCTTCAACGACTTCCTGCTCCGCAAGCGGGTGGACGCCGTCATCGCCGTCTCCCTGGAGCTCAGCGAAGACGAAATCCAACAGCTCCTCGCGGTCCACCGGCCCATCGTGGGCATCGGCGGACCCCTGCCCGGCGCCGCCACCATCAGGATCGATGACTTCGCCATCGCGGAGAAAGCCACCAACCACCTCATCGGGCTGGGGCACAGCAAGATCGCCCACATGACCGGAGACGAAGCCTACGAACAGGACTTCAAGTTGCCCGGCACCCGCCGCGGCGGTTTTGAAAAGGCAATGCACGACGCCGGCTGTCCGGTCCGTCCCGAATGGCTAGTGTCCGCGGACTTCACCATCGAGGGCGCGTATGCAACGGCCCGGCAGCTGCTGGCCAGCGCCCCTGAGCGGCCCACGGCCGTGTTCGCGGCGTCCGATGAAATGGCCATTGGAACCATTCTCGCCGCGCGTGACTTCGGCCTGCGCGTCCCGGATGATCTCTCGGTCATCGGCATCGACGGGCACGATCTTGGCAAGGTCTTCGGCCTGACCACCATCGACCAGGACGCCAAGGGCCAGGGCGCGCTTGCCGTCCGCACCCTCCTGGGCGCTATCAATAGCGGGGCAATCAACAGCGGACTGGTCCTGGAAGCGGACGACACCAGGCACCCCACCAAGCTCGTGGTCAGGTCCAGCACCGCCGTTCCTGGCGACCGCCGTTCAGTGGGGCCGCGGGGCTAG
- a CDS encoding glycoside hydrolase family 13 protein gives MSVDSLLFPAAPALGALTPIHDASKAHGWWRSAVIYQIYPRSFRDLNGDGIGDLAGITAELPQLAGLGVDAVWLSPFYRSPQRDAGYDVSDYCDVDPLFGSLTDFDALIAEANRLQLRIIADLVPNHCSDQHVAFQAALAAPSGSPERGMFIFRDGAGPDGTEPPNNWQSHFGGPAWTRVTEPDGQSGQWYLHLFDSSQPDFNWDNPEVHAEFERVLRFWLDRGISGFRVDVAHALVKAAGLPDWGGRADGNSTDGFPGHEAPMFGQPALHDIYRRWRSILDEYGPDRILCAEANVDPLPRLAQWVRPDEMHQAFNFPFLHAGLDLDRLRSVISDSLIALDAVGAPSTWVLSNHDVVRHASRFGYDGPGPRDGDGIGPNDPQPDEQLGRRRAAAATMFMLGLPGGAYLYQGEELGLPDATNIPGSLRQDPTFARTGGARIGRDGCRVPLPWRSAELHAGFGDGLDPWLPLPESWSALARDKQEADPASHLNLYREMLAQRSTLRLGEGSHAWAEDYCGDSSLAYLNGSTLVVMNLGAEPLPLPPGEVLLRSSVQRGSIQRSSAAEGTDPLGSGETIWLKAR, from the coding sequence ATGTCCGTTGACTCTTTGCTCTTCCCCGCGGCTCCGGCCCTTGGCGCGCTGACGCCCATCCATGACGCTTCCAAGGCCCACGGATGGTGGCGTTCCGCCGTTATCTACCAGATCTATCCGCGGTCTTTCCGGGACCTCAACGGCGATGGGATCGGCGACCTGGCGGGGATCACCGCAGAGCTCCCGCAGCTCGCCGGCCTGGGCGTCGACGCCGTGTGGTTGTCGCCGTTCTACCGTTCGCCGCAGCGGGACGCCGGCTACGACGTCAGTGACTACTGCGACGTCGATCCCCTGTTCGGCAGCCTCACGGACTTCGATGCCCTCATCGCGGAGGCAAACCGGCTCCAGCTGCGCATCATCGCGGACCTCGTCCCCAACCACTGTTCCGATCAGCACGTGGCCTTCCAGGCTGCCCTGGCGGCACCGTCCGGCAGCCCGGAACGGGGCATGTTCATCTTCCGCGACGGCGCAGGACCGGACGGCACCGAGCCGCCCAACAACTGGCAGTCACACTTCGGCGGCCCCGCGTGGACGCGCGTCACGGAGCCGGACGGGCAGTCCGGGCAGTGGTACCTGCACCTCTTCGATTCCTCGCAGCCGGACTTCAACTGGGACAACCCCGAGGTACACGCCGAATTCGAACGTGTCCTGCGCTTCTGGCTGGACCGCGGCATTTCCGGGTTCCGCGTGGACGTGGCCCACGCGCTGGTGAAGGCCGCCGGCCTGCCGGACTGGGGCGGCCGCGCGGATGGCAACAGCACCGACGGCTTCCCCGGCCACGAGGCCCCCATGTTCGGCCAGCCCGCCCTGCACGACATCTACCGCCGCTGGCGTTCCATCCTGGACGAGTACGGCCCGGACCGCATCCTGTGCGCCGAAGCCAATGTGGATCCGCTCCCCCGGCTGGCCCAGTGGGTGCGGCCCGATGAAATGCACCAGGCGTTCAACTTCCCATTCCTGCACGCCGGACTGGACCTGGACCGGCTCCGGAGCGTCATTTCGGACTCCCTCATCGCGCTCGACGCCGTCGGGGCCCCCAGCACCTGGGTGCTCTCCAACCACGACGTCGTCCGGCACGCCTCGCGCTTCGGTTACGACGGGCCGGGCCCGCGCGACGGCGACGGGATCGGCCCCAACGATCCGCAGCCGGACGAACAGCTCGGACGACGGCGGGCCGCCGCGGCCACCATGTTCATGCTGGGCCTCCCGGGCGGCGCCTACCTGTACCAGGGCGAAGAGCTCGGCCTCCCGGACGCCACCAACATCCCAGGCAGCCTCCGCCAGGACCCCACCTTCGCCCGTACCGGCGGCGCCCGGATCGGCCGCGACGGCTGCCGTGTTCCGCTGCCCTGGCGCTCCGCCGAGCTCCACGCCGGCTTCGGCGACGGCCTGGACCCCTGGCTGCCGCTCCCGGAGTCCTGGAGTGCCCTGGCGAGGGACAAGCAAGAGGCGGATCCGGCGTCGCACCTTAACCTCTACCGGGAGATGCTCGCCCAGCGCAGCACGCTCCGGCTGGGCGAGGGCTCCCACGCCTGGGCTGAAGATTACTGCGGCGATAGCTCGCTGGCGTACCTCAATGGCAGCACCCTGGTGGTCATGAACCTGGGCGCGGAGCCGCTGCCGCTGCCGCCCGGTGAGGTCCTGCTGCGCAGTTCAGTTCAGCGCGGTTCAATTCAGCGCAGTTCAGCGGCGGAGGGCACCGATCCACTAGGCTCGGGAGAGACCATTTGGCTCAAGGCCAGATAA
- a CDS encoding maltose ABC transporter substrate-binding protein, which translates to MKVHNTLATQTSRRVFATGAISVVAALALSACGGGASSAPGSAAAKPDLKAAGAGTITMWVDAERSPALKEITEKFKADTGIEVKLVVKDFAAVRDDFITQVPTGKGPDLIVGPHDWIGKFVQNGVIAPVELGDKAATFQDSSIKAMSYNGAVYGVPYAVENIALLRNTAIVDAKASTFEDVVANGKKAVTEGKATFPFLVGMDPKQGDPYHLYPLQASLGSQVFGKGADGGYDAKQLLIGDAAGVEFAKKLAAWGDAGEKIINSNITGDIAKEKFLAGESPYFLTGPWNVPDVQKKGIKFAVDELPAAGGSAAQPFIGVNGFFISAKSANALATNEFVTNYLSSEPAQDSMYKAGGRPPALKASFEKAASDPVVAAFGKIGATGVPMPAIPEMSAVWADWGATELAIIKGQGDPAEAWTKMAASIKAKIGG; encoded by the coding sequence ATGAAGGTGCACAACACCCTCGCGACCCAAACAAGCCGCCGCGTCTTCGCCACCGGCGCCATCTCCGTGGTCGCGGCCCTGGCCCTGAGCGCCTGTGGCGGCGGCGCCTCCAGTGCCCCGGGCTCGGCCGCTGCCAAGCCCGACCTCAAGGCCGCAGGTGCAGGAACCATCACCATGTGGGTGGATGCCGAACGTTCCCCGGCGTTGAAGGAGATCACCGAAAAGTTCAAGGCGGACACCGGCATCGAAGTGAAGCTCGTGGTCAAGGACTTCGCGGCCGTCCGAGACGACTTCATCACCCAGGTCCCCACCGGCAAGGGCCCGGACCTGATCGTGGGACCGCACGACTGGATCGGCAAGTTTGTCCAGAACGGCGTGATCGCCCCCGTGGAACTCGGCGACAAGGCTGCCACGTTCCAGGACTCCTCGATCAAGGCCATGAGCTACAACGGCGCCGTCTACGGTGTGCCGTACGCGGTGGAGAACATCGCCCTCCTGCGCAACACGGCCATCGTGGACGCCAAAGCTTCCACTTTCGAGGACGTGGTGGCCAACGGCAAGAAGGCCGTGACCGAGGGCAAAGCCACCTTCCCGTTCCTGGTGGGCATGGACCCCAAGCAGGGCGACCCCTATCACCTGTACCCGCTGCAGGCCTCGCTGGGCTCGCAGGTCTTCGGCAAGGGCGCCGACGGCGGCTACGACGCCAAGCAGCTGCTGATCGGTGACGCTGCCGGCGTCGAGTTCGCCAAGAAGCTGGCCGCCTGGGGCGACGCCGGCGAAAAGATCATCAACTCAAACATCACGGGCGATATCGCCAAGGAGAAGTTCCTCGCCGGCGAATCCCCGTACTTCCTGACCGGTCCGTGGAACGTGCCGGACGTGCAGAAGAAGGGCATCAAGTTCGCCGTGGATGAGCTCCCGGCCGCCGGCGGCTCGGCAGCCCAGCCGTTCATCGGCGTCAACGGCTTCTTCATCAGCGCCAAGAGCGCCAACGCCCTGGCCACCAATGAGTTCGTGACCAACTACCTGAGCTCGGAGCCTGCCCAGGACTCCATGTACAAGGCAGGCGGCCGCCCGCCGGCCCTCAAGGCCTCCTTCGAGAAGGCCGCCAGCGATCCGGTCGTTGCGGCGTTCGGCAAGATCGGCGCCACCGGCGTGCCGATGCCGGCCATCCCCGAAATGAGCGCGGTCTGGGCCGACTGGGGCGCCACCGAGCTGGCCATCATCAAGGGCCAGGGCGATCCCGCCGAAGCCTGGACCAAGATGGCTGCCAGCATCAAGGCCAAGATCGGCGGCTGA
- a CDS encoding ABC transporter permease subunit, whose translation MPKPDLLHEAPDTTATRASSPGSGPAGLGASRNRSRAGKRRFGPDSLRGIIVKIVLLGLVDALAVYVLMMLFLSQSWAALAVSSLVVLGINWIYLRKGGLPAKYLAPGVLFLLVFQVLVVFFSGYIAFTNYGDGHNSTKDDAIAAIQLTAQKRVPDSPAYKASVLSKDNSFHLLFTDPSGKVQLGSNGEPLADAPGAGKDSTGKANSLPGYETLAFQEIVANQQEILKITVPVSDNPADGTLRTADGSSAYQFKPALSFDAAADTFTDTETGAVYRDNGKGAFADKSGQTLSTGWKIDVGMDNFARAFTDPSLRGPLLGVIIWTFTFSVASVALTFILGLFLATTFNREDLRGKKVYRILMILPYAFPAFLSGLVWSGILNPEFGWLNQTLLGGANIGWLTDPFLAKISVLVVNLWLGFPYMFLVCTGALQSLPTELDEAARMDGASAWRVFRSIKLPLLLVSVAPLLISSFAFNFNNFNVIYMLTGGGPRFADTDRDIGATDILITLVYKVAFGQGTGRDYGLASALAIIIFIIVATISAISFKQTKALEDVN comes from the coding sequence ATGCCAAAGCCAGACCTCCTCCACGAAGCACCAGACACCACTGCCACCCGGGCCTCTTCGCCCGGCAGCGGACCCGCTGGCCTGGGCGCCAGCCGAAACCGAAGCCGCGCTGGCAAGCGCCGCTTCGGGCCCGACTCCCTCAGGGGCATCATCGTCAAGATTGTCCTCCTGGGGCTGGTGGATGCTTTGGCGGTGTACGTGCTGATGATGCTCTTCCTGAGCCAGTCCTGGGCCGCCCTGGCGGTGTCTTCCCTGGTGGTGCTGGGGATCAACTGGATCTACCTGCGCAAGGGCGGACTCCCGGCCAAGTATCTGGCACCGGGCGTGTTGTTCCTGCTCGTGTTCCAGGTCCTGGTGGTGTTCTTCAGCGGCTACATCGCGTTCACCAACTACGGAGACGGGCACAACAGCACCAAGGATGACGCCATCGCGGCCATCCAGCTGACCGCCCAGAAGCGCGTCCCGGATTCTCCCGCCTACAAGGCATCCGTGCTCAGCAAGGACAACAGCTTCCATCTGCTGTTCACGGATCCGTCCGGCAAGGTGCAGCTGGGCAGCAACGGCGAACCGCTGGCCGATGCTCCCGGTGCAGGCAAGGACTCCACTGGCAAGGCCAACTCCCTGCCCGGCTATGAAACCCTGGCCTTCCAGGAGATCGTTGCCAACCAGCAGGAGATCCTCAAGATCACCGTTCCCGTCTCGGACAACCCGGCTGACGGGACCCTGCGCACCGCGGACGGCAGCTCGGCCTACCAGTTCAAGCCCGCGCTCAGCTTTGACGCCGCCGCCGACACCTTCACGGACACCGAGACCGGTGCCGTCTACCGGGACAACGGCAAGGGCGCCTTCGCCGACAAGAGCGGCCAGACGCTCTCCACCGGGTGGAAGATCGACGTCGGCATGGACAACTTCGCCCGGGCCTTCACCGATCCCAGCCTCCGCGGGCCGCTGCTCGGCGTGATCATCTGGACCTTCACTTTCTCCGTGGCCTCCGTGGCGCTGACGTTCATCCTGGGCCTGTTCCTGGCAACAACGTTCAACCGCGAGGACCTGCGCGGCAAGAAGGTGTACCGGATCCTGATGATCCTGCCGTACGCCTTCCCGGCCTTCCTGTCCGGGCTGGTGTGGTCCGGCATCCTCAACCCGGAGTTCGGCTGGCTCAACCAGACACTGCTGGGCGGGGCCAACATCGGCTGGCTCACCGATCCGTTCCTGGCCAAGATCAGCGTGCTGGTGGTGAACCTCTGGCTCGGATTCCCCTACATGTTCCTGGTCTGCACGGGCGCCCTGCAGTCCCTCCCGACGGAACTGGACGAAGCGGCCCGCATGGATGGCGCCTCGGCCTGGCGCGTCTTCCGCTCCATCAAGCTGCCGCTGCTCCTCGTGTCCGTGGCGCCGCTGCTGATTTCCTCCTTCGCGTTCAACTTCAACAACTTCAACGTCATCTACATGCTGACCGGCGGCGGACCGCGCTTCGCGGACACCGACCGCGACATCGGAGCCACGGACATCCTGATCACCCTCGTCTACAAGGTGGCCTTCGGCCAGGGCACCGGGCGCGACTACGGCCTGGCCAGCGCGCTCGCCATCATCATCTTCATCATCGTGGCCACGATTTCGGCCATCAGCTTCAAGCAGACCAAAGCACTCGAGGACGTGAACTAA
- a CDS encoding sugar ABC transporter permease — MSEAQARTLPATRKTAPDGGPAPLAPRRRPFGAWFKDKGWRHVVGIVTTIFAVFPLLYVLSAALDSSGTLVGSNGLFTRIDPGNFTALFNDPSRPFGRWFVNTLVVGVVTSAATVFLGAMAAYAFSRMRFKGRRIGLLSLLLLQMFPQLLAVVAIFLLLSGISQVIPALGLGSQLGLIMVYLGGALGVNTYLMYGFFNTVPQSLDEAAKIDGASHVQIFFGIILRLVTPILAVVGLLAFIGISSEFVIASVVLTDPDSQTLAVGLYSYVAQQRSENWGVFAAGAVIASIPVMALFLFLQKYIVSGLTAGSVKG; from the coding sequence ATGAGCGAGGCACAGGCACGCACCCTCCCCGCTACCCGGAAAACAGCGCCCGACGGCGGACCCGCACCGCTCGCTCCGAGGCGGCGTCCGTTTGGGGCCTGGTTCAAGGACAAGGGCTGGCGGCACGTCGTCGGGATAGTCACCACGATCTTCGCGGTGTTCCCGCTGCTGTACGTGCTGTCCGCGGCCCTGGACTCCAGCGGCACCCTGGTGGGCTCCAACGGACTGTTCACCAGGATCGACCCCGGCAACTTCACCGCCCTCTTCAACGACCCCAGCCGCCCCTTCGGCCGCTGGTTCGTGAACACCCTGGTGGTGGGCGTGGTGACCTCCGCCGCCACGGTCTTCCTCGGAGCCATGGCCGCCTACGCGTTCTCCCGCATGCGCTTCAAAGGCCGCCGGATCGGCCTGTTGTCCCTGCTCCTGCTGCAGATGTTCCCGCAACTGCTGGCCGTCGTCGCGATCTTCCTGCTGCTCAGCGGCATCTCGCAGGTCATCCCTGCCCTGGGGCTGGGCAGCCAGCTCGGCCTCATCATGGTCTACCTGGGCGGCGCCCTGGGCGTGAACACCTACCTCATGTACGGCTTCTTCAACACGGTCCCGCAGTCCCTCGACGAGGCCGCCAAGATCGACGGCGCCAGCCACGTGCAGATCTTCTTCGGCATCATCCTGCGCCTGGTCACCCCGATCCTGGCCGTGGTGGGGCTCCTGGCCTTCATCGGCATCTCCAGCGAATTCGTCATTGCGAGCGTTGTGCTGACGGACCCGGACAGCCAGACACTCGCCGTGGGGCTCTACTCCTACGTGGCCCAGCAGCGCTCCGAGAACTGGGGCGTCTTTGCCGCGGGCGCCGTCATCGCCTCCATCCCGGTCATGGCGCTCTTCCTCTTCCTCCAGAAGTACATCGTCAGCGGCCTCACCGCCGGCTCCGTGAAAGGCTGA
- a CDS encoding glycoside hydrolase family 13 protein, translating to MPIALPHHDGSPLHAPASVQLGETVRLRIRIPHSWGRASRVWIRSVQDGEPRYDAALKLGEAEGWDWWEGSMLAANPVARYRFLLEAGGRYWSLNAQGLFSRDVSDNADFRLSSYAQAPDWLRRATMYQIFPDRFARSTQADGHPTPDWAIGCSWDTPVVGAGPETPVQFYGGDLPGIMDKLDHIQDLGADVIYLTPFFPARSNHRYDASTFDAVDPLLGGDQALVDLVEAAHARGIRVMGDLTANHSGDAHEWFVKALADAGSEEAGYYYFSPDHSEYESWWGVPSLPKLNWSSEALRRRFVLDDDSVVARWLKPPFNLDGWRIDVGNMTGRLGSVDLNHDVARLIAKRVREINPDAALLAESTSDAAPDFSGEHWQGAMTYSNFTRPLWSWLAKDAPHVNFFGTPLAGPNKVDAEDFLATHLDLASGFSWGVRNQNMNALNTHDTARAATVMIDGGQELGAVLMFTLPGVPVVFAGDEFGLEGFNGEDSRTPMPWPEAGAASGPAAVEGPARPVKDLRTSYSALGRLRRQQPALTEGGLRWIHAEGDVLVFIRETPESSVLVAVARSGGEALLDSTVLSGPQLDALRKAPDFASGRLTADPVPDGVQLSAAGAAAAVWTLPGTVFPTIRTGQDLDLEH from the coding sequence ATGCCCATCGCCCTTCCCCACCACGACGGTTCCCCGCTCCACGCACCCGCCTCCGTTCAGCTGGGCGAAACCGTCCGGCTCCGGATCCGTATTCCGCACAGCTGGGGGAGGGCGTCGCGCGTGTGGATCCGGTCCGTCCAGGACGGCGAGCCGCGCTACGACGCCGCGCTGAAGCTGGGCGAAGCCGAGGGCTGGGACTGGTGGGAAGGGTCGATGCTGGCGGCCAACCCGGTGGCCCGGTACCGCTTCCTGCTGGAAGCCGGAGGCCGCTACTGGAGCCTCAATGCGCAGGGCCTGTTCAGCAGGGACGTCTCCGACAACGCGGACTTCCGCCTGAGCAGCTACGCCCAGGCCCCGGACTGGCTGCGCCGCGCCACGATGTACCAGATCTTCCCGGACCGCTTTGCCCGCTCCACGCAGGCCGACGGCCATCCGACGCCGGACTGGGCCATCGGCTGTTCGTGGGACACGCCCGTGGTGGGCGCGGGACCGGAAACGCCCGTGCAGTTCTACGGCGGCGACCTGCCCGGGATCATGGACAAGCTGGACCACATCCAGGACCTCGGCGCGGACGTCATCTACCTGACGCCGTTCTTCCCGGCGCGCTCCAACCACCGCTACGACGCGTCCACCTTCGACGCCGTGGATCCTCTGCTCGGCGGGGACCAGGCCCTGGTGGACCTGGTGGAAGCAGCGCATGCCCGGGGCATCCGGGTCATGGGTGACCTGACCGCCAACCATTCCGGCGACGCCCACGAATGGTTCGTGAAGGCGCTCGCCGACGCCGGCTCGGAGGAAGCGGGCTACTACTACTTCAGCCCGGACCATTCGGAATACGAGTCGTGGTGGGGCGTGCCCTCGCTGCCCAAGCTCAATTGGTCCTCGGAGGCGCTCCGGCGCCGCTTTGTGCTGGACGACGATTCGGTGGTGGCCCGCTGGCTGAAGCCTCCGTTCAACCTTGACGGCTGGCGGATCGACGTCGGGAACATGACCGGGCGCCTGGGCTCCGTTGATCTCAACCATGACGTCGCGCGGCTCATCGCCAAGCGCGTGCGAGAGATCAATCCGGACGCCGCACTCTTGGCGGAATCAACCTCCGACGCAGCCCCGGATTTCAGCGGCGAACACTGGCAGGGCGCCATGACGTACTCCAACTTCACCCGCCCCCTGTGGTCCTGGCTCGCCAAGGACGCCCCGCACGTGAACTTCTTCGGCACGCCACTCGCAGGGCCCAACAAGGTCGACGCGGAAGACTTCCTGGCAACCCACCTGGACCTCGCCTCCGGATTTAGCTGGGGTGTGCGAAATCAGAACATGAACGCCCTCAACACGCATGACACGGCGCGGGCGGCCACGGTGATGATCGACGGCGGCCAGGAGCTCGGGGCCGTGCTGATGTTCACCTTGCCGGGCGTTCCGGTGGTGTTTGCCGGCGATGAGTTCGGCCTCGAAGGGTTCAACGGCGAGGACTCCCGGACCCCCATGCCGTGGCCCGAAGCGGGGGCGGCGTCCGGGCCGGCAGCCGTGGAGGGGCCAGCACGGCCGGTCAAGGACCTCCGGACCAGCTATTCGGCACTGGGCCGGCTGCGGCGCCAGCAGCCGGCCCTGACGGAGGGCGGGCTCCGCTGGATCCACGCCGAAGGCGATGTGCTCGTCTTCATCCGGGAAACACCGGAATCGTCGGTGCTGGTGGCGGTTGCCCGGAGCGGCGGCGAGGCCCTGCTGGACAGCACCGTCCTCTCAGGACCGCAGCTCGACGCCCTTCGCAAGGCGCCGGACTTTGCCAGCGGACGGCTCACCGCAGACCCGGTGCCGGACGGGGTGCAGTTGTCCGCGGCAGGAGCTGCTGCTGCCGTGTGGACTCTCCCGGGAACTGTGTTCCCCACGATCCGGACGGGGCAAGATCTAGACTTGGAGCACTGA